The segment GCCACCGGTCCGAAGACGCGGGTACCACGGGGCTCGCCCTGGTTGTTGATGATCACGGCGGCGTTGCGGTCGAAGCGGATGACGCTGCCGTCGGGACGCTGGATCTCCTTGGAGGTCCGGACAACCACGGCCTTGACCACGTCGCCGGCCTTGACGGCACCGCGGGGGGTCGCTTCCTTGACGCTGGCGACGATGATGTCACCGACGTGGGCGTAGCGCTTGTTACCGCCGCCGCCCTTGGTCAGGCCCTTCGCACCGATGCCCGAGTTCAGCACACGGATGCACATCAGCTCGCGGGCACCGCTGTTGTCGGCCACGTCGAGGCGAGTAAACGGCATGATCATGCTTCACCCCGGGCGCGCTCGATCAGGCGGCTGACCTTCCAGGCCTTGGTCTTGGAGATCGGACGGACCGAGAGGATCTCCACGCGGTCACCGATCTTGAACTCGTTGCTCTCGTCGTGGGCCGCGTACTTCTTGGTGCGGGTCACGACCTTGCCGTAAAGGGGGTGCATAAAGCGGCGCTCCACCTTGACGGTGACGGTCTTGTCCGCCTTGTCGCTCACGACGACACCCTGCAGGGTCTTCTTGGGCATCTCTTATTCTCCCTTGCTCCGCTGCTCGGTCTGCACGGTGAGGAGCTGGGCGACCTCGCGGCGCAGCTGCTTCACCCGGGCCGGGCTGGCGAGCTGGCCGATGGCGTTCTGAAAGCGGAGCTCCATCAGCTCCTTCTTGCGCGCCTGGACTTCCTTCTGGATGTCCTGGGCGCTCAGCGCGCGCATGTCACTGAGCTTCATCGTAAACCTCGCGCTTGACCATCTTGGTCTGAATGGGCAGCTTGTGGCCGGCCAGGCGGAAGGCCTCCTTGGCCTGCTCCTCGGTCACGCCGGACACTTCGAACATCACGCGGCCCGGCTTCACCACGGCCACCCAGTATTCTACCGCACCCTTACCCTTACCCATTCGGGTTTCGGCGGGCTTCTTGGTCACCGGCTTGTCGGGGAAGATACGAATGTAGATCTTACCACCGCGGCGGAAGTGACGGCTCATCACGATACGGCAGGCCTCGATCTGGTTCGACTTGATCCAGGCCGGCTCGGTCGCGACCAGACCGTAGTCGCCGAAGGCAACGTAGTCGCCGCCCTTGGCGTCGCCGGTCATACGGCCACGGAACTGCTTACGGAACTTCGTACGCTTAGGAAGAAGCATTGCTTACTCCCCTCCTTGACGACGACGCGCGGTGGGACGGCGGCGGTTGCCACGGTCCTCGCCACCGCTGCGGGCGGGGCGCTGCTGGGGCAGGGGGGCCGGACGGTTCTCGCTCTTGCCGATGACCTCACCGTTGAACACCAGCACCTTGATGCCGATGACGCCGTAGGTGGTCTTGGCCAGCGCAGTTCCGTAGTCGATGTCCGCACGGATGGTGTGCAGCGGCACACGACCCTCGAGGACCTTCTCGGTACGGGCCTGCTCGGCACCGCCCAGACGGCCGCTCATGACGACCTTCACGCCACGGGCGCCCGACTCCATCACACGCTGGGCAGCCTGCTTCATGGCACGGCGGAAGGCGAAACGACGCTCGATCTGCTCAGCGACGCGCAGGGCGACCAGCGGAGCGGAGGTGTTGGGGTTGGGGATCTCGGCGACGTTCACCGACACCACGCCGGCACCCACCACACGCTCGAGGGTCTCGCGCAGCTTCTTGATGCTCTCGCCGCCACGGCCGATGACAACGCCGGGCTTGGCAGCCGAGATGATCACGTTGACCTGCTGGCCGGCGCGCTCGATCTCGATACGGGCGAGGCCCGCATGACCGAGGTCCTTGGCGACCAGCTGGCGGATCTGCTCGTCTTGCTTCAGCAGCTTCGAGTAGTTCTTCTTGGAGGCGTACCAGCGGCTGTTCCAGTCGCGGGTAATGCCCAGACGGAAGCCGGCGGGGTTGATTTTATTTCCCATGACGCTCCTCCAGGATGATGGTGACGTGGCTGGTACGCTTCTTGATGATGTCACCGCGACCACGGGCACGCGGGAGGACGCGCTTGAGGCTGGGGCCTTCGTCCACGAAAGCGGTCTTGACGACCAGGCGGTCCTCGATCATGTCGTAGTTGTTGACCGCGTTGGCCTTGGCACTGCCCAGGACCTTGGCGACCGGGGTCGAGGCACCCTTGGGCAGGAAGCGCAGCAGGTCCTCGGCGTCGCGGACCGACATGCCGCGGATGGCGTCCACCACCAGGCGGACCTTACGCGGCGCGATGCGCAGGTACTTGACACTCGCTTTGGCCTGCATTATTTCCTCTTGCTGGTCTTGGCGGACTTGTCGTTGCCGTGACCACGGTAGTTGCGGGTGGGCGAGAACTCGCCGAGCTTATGGCCGATCATCTGCTCGGACACGAAGACCGGCACATGCTGCTTGCCGTTGTACACCGCGATGGTGTGGCCGATCATCTCGGGGACGATGGTGGAACGGCGGCTCCAGGTCTTGATGACCCGTTTCTCGTTCTTGTCGTTGAGGGCATCGACCTTGTCGAGCAGGTGACCGTCGACGAAGGGGCCCTTGTTCAGGCTACGAGGCATAGAAACTCCCTGAATCTCCGCGCTTACTTGCGGCGGCTGACGATGAAGCGGTCGCTGGTCTTGCGGCGCTTGCGGGTCTTGAGGCCCTTGGCCGGCTGGCCCCAGGGCGACACGGGCGCGCGGCCGATACCGGTACGACCTTCACCACCGCCGTGCGGGTGATCCACGGGGTTCATGGCGGAGCCGCGCTGGTGGGGCTTGCGGCCGAGCCAACGGCTGCGACCGGCCTTACCCAGGATGATGTTCTTGTGCTCGGCGTTGCCGACCGCACCCACGGTGGCGTAGCACTCGCTGTGCACGCGGCGCAGTTCGCCGGAGGGCAGGCGCACGATGACGTAGTCGCCTTCCTTACCCTGGATCTGCACGCTGGTACCGGCGGAGCGGGCCAGCTGAGCGCCACGGCCGGGCATCAGCTCGAGCGAGTGCACCACGGCACCGACCGGCATAAAGCGCAGCGGCAGCGCGTTGCCCACGCGGGGCTCGGCTTCGGGACCGCTCACAACGGTGGCACCCACCTCGAGGCCCTGGGGGGCCAGGATGTAGCGCTTCTCGCCGTCAACGTAGTTCAGCAGAGCGATGCGCGCGCTGCGGTTGGGATCGTACTCCAGGGCGGCGACGCGGGCAGGAACTCCGGCCTTGTCACGGCGCTTGAAGTCGATGATGCGGTAGAGGCGCTTGTGACCGCCGCCGATGAAACGGCTGGTGATGCGACCGCGGTTGTTGCGGCCACCGGTCTTGTGCAGCGACTCGGTGAGGCTCTTCTCGGGACGCTTCTTGGTGAGGTCCGAGAAGTCGGCCGTGGTCATGTAACGGCGCGACGGAGTGTAAGGACGGTACTTCTTGACAGCCATGCTCAGTCCTCCTTAGACCAGACCCTCGAGGGCCTCGATCTTCTGGCCTTCGGCGAGCTGAACGATGGCCTTCTTGCGGTCGATGCGCTTGCCGATAAAACGGCCGACGCGCTTGCGCTTGCCCTCGACGTTGGCGGTGTTGATGGAAACGACCTTCACACCGAAGGCGGTTTCAACAGCAGCCTTGATGTCGGTCTTGGTCGCGCGCGGATCGACCCAGAAGGTGTAGCGGCCGCGCTCGATGCCGGCGTAGGCCTTCTCCGAGAGAAGGGGGGCCTTGATGGTATCGAAAGCGTTCACGCTTCCTCCTCTTCCTTGGCGGGCTCGAGCACGACCGCGTCGATCACCAGGTGATCGTGACGCAAGATGTCGTACACGTTGAGGCCCGCGACGGGGAGTGCCGTCACCCAGGGCAGGTTGCGGGCGGCGCGGCGGGTCTGCAGGTCATCGGTGACCAGGAAGACGCGGCTGCCGGTCAGGCCGTTTTCCTTGGCCCAGCTGACGAAGCTCTTGGTCTTGCCGTCTTCGATGCCGAAGCCGTCCACGGCGATCAGCTTGCCCTGGCTGGCGCGGTCGCTGAGGGCCATGGCCAGGCCCAGCTGACGGACGCGTTTGGGCAGGGTGAAGCCGTACTTGCGGGGCTTGGGGCCGAAGGCCACGCCACCGCCCACGAAGGTGGGGACGCTGCGGTCGCCGTGACGGGCGTTACCGGTGCCCTTCTGGCTGTAAATCTTCTTACCGGTGCGCGATACCTCGGCACGGGTCTTGGTGCTGGCACTACCCTGGCGGCGTTTGGCCAGCTGCCAAGTGACGACGTCGTGCAGGATGCCGACGTTCACCTCGGGCAGGTCGACCTCGATGGTACGACCGCCGTTCTTGCCCACGACATTGATCTGGGCCATGGCTTACTTCCCTCCCTTGGCGGCGGAGCGCAGGATGACCAGGCCGCCGTTGGGGCCGGGGATGCCGCCCTTGACGAGGATCAGGTTCTCCTCAGGACGCACCTCGACGATCTCGAGGTTGCTGATGGTGACGCGCTCGACGCCGTAGTGACCGGCCATGCGCTTGCCCTTGTAGACGCGACCGGGGGTCTTGCGCTGACCGATCGAGCCGGGGCGGCGGTGCCACTTCTTGGCACCGTGGGTCGCAGGACCGCCGGCAAAGCCCCAGCGGCGAATGACACCCATGGTGCCGCGGCCCTTGGTGGTGCCGGTGACGTCGATGATCTCGCCGGCCTCGAAGACGTCGGCGGTGATGGTGTCACCGTCTACGCTCAGGTCGCGGAACTCGCGCAGGAAACGGGTGGGGCCCACGCCGGCCTTCTTGAAGTGGCCGAGCAGCGGCTTGTTGACGCGGGTCTCCTTCTTGGGGAAGAAGCCGACCTGCACAGCGTTGTAGCCGTCGGTGTCAACGGTCTTGCGCTGCACGACCGGGCAGGGGCCCGCGAGAACCACGGTCACGGGGACGACCTTGTCGCCCTTCCAGACCTGGGTCATACCGACCTTGGTGCCGAGGATGCCCTTCACTGCGCGCCTCCGACGGTCTTGATCTCGATGTCCACGCCGGTGGGCAGCTCGAGGGTCATCAGGCTGTCGATGGTCTTCTTGGTGGGGTTCTCGATGTCCACCAGACGGTTGTGCGTGCGGATCTCGAAGTGCTCGCGGCTGTCTTTGTTGACGAACGGCGAACGCAGCA is part of the Deinobacterium chartae genome and harbors:
- the rplN gene encoding 50S ribosomal protein L14; the protein is MIMPFTRLDVADNSGARELMCIRVLNSGIGAKGLTKGGGGNKRYAHVGDIIVASVKEATPRGAVKAGDVVKAVVVRTSKEIQRPDGSVIRFDRNAAVIINNQGEPRGTRVFGPVARELRDRRFMKIVSLAPEVL
- the rpsQ gene encoding 30S ribosomal protein S17; translation: MPKKTLQGVVVSDKADKTVTVKVERRFMHPLYGKVVTRTKKYAAHDESNEFKIGDRVEILSVRPISKTKAWKVSRLIERARGEA
- the rpmC gene encoding 50S ribosomal protein L29; amino-acid sequence: MKLSDMRALSAQDIQKEVQARKKELMELRFQNAIGQLASPARVKQLRREVAQLLTVQTEQRSKGE
- the rplP gene encoding 50S ribosomal protein L16 — translated: MLLPKRTKFRKQFRGRMTGDAKGGDYVAFGDYGLVATEPAWIKSNQIEACRIVMSRHFRRGGKIYIRIFPDKPVTKKPAETRMGKGKGAVEYWVAVVKPGRVMFEVSGVTEEQAKEAFRLAGHKLPIQTKMVKREVYDEAQ
- the rpsC gene encoding 30S ribosomal protein S3 produces the protein MGNKINPAGFRLGITRDWNSRWYASKKNYSKLLKQDEQIRQLVAKDLGHAGLARIEIERAGQQVNVIISAAKPGVVIGRGGESIKKLRETLERVVGAGVVSVNVAEIPNPNTSAPLVALRVAEQIERRFAFRRAMKQAAQRVMESGARGVKVVMSGRLGGAEQARTEKVLEGRVPLHTIRADIDYGTALAKTTYGVIGIKVLVFNGEVIGKSENRPAPLPQQRPARSGGEDRGNRRRPTARRRQGGE
- the rplV gene encoding 50S ribosomal protein L22; this encodes MQAKASVKYLRIAPRKVRLVVDAIRGMSVRDAEDLLRFLPKGASTPVAKVLGSAKANAVNNYDMIEDRLVVKTAFVDEGPSLKRVLPRARGRGDIIKKRTSHVTIILEERHGK
- the rpsS gene encoding 30S ribosomal protein S19; its protein translation is MPRSLNKGPFVDGHLLDKVDALNDKNEKRVIKTWSRRSTIVPEMIGHTIAVYNGKQHVPVFVSEQMIGHKLGEFSPTRNYRGHGNDKSAKTSKRK
- the rplB gene encoding 50S ribosomal protein L2; this translates as MAVKKYRPYTPSRRYMTTADFSDLTKKRPEKSLTESLHKTGGRNNRGRITSRFIGGGHKRLYRIIDFKRRDKAGVPARVAALEYDPNRSARIALLNYVDGEKRYILAPQGLEVGATVVSGPEAEPRVGNALPLRFMPVGAVVHSLELMPGRGAQLARSAGTSVQIQGKEGDYVIVRLPSGELRRVHSECYATVGAVGNAEHKNIILGKAGRSRWLGRKPHQRGSAMNPVDHPHGGGEGRTGIGRAPVSPWGQPAKGLKTRKRRKTSDRFIVSRRK
- a CDS encoding 50S ribosomal protein L23, with the translated sequence MNAFDTIKAPLLSEKAYAGIERGRYTFWVDPRATKTDIKAAVETAFGVKVVSINTANVEGKRKRVGRFIGKRIDRKKAIVQLAEGQKIEALEGLV
- the rplD gene encoding 50S ribosomal protein L4, with the protein product MAQINVVGKNGGRTIEVDLPEVNVGILHDVVTWQLAKRRQGSASTKTRAEVSRTGKKIYSQKGTGNARHGDRSVPTFVGGGVAFGPKPRKYGFTLPKRVRQLGLAMALSDRASQGKLIAVDGFGIEDGKTKSFVSWAKENGLTGSRVFLVTDDLQTRRAARNLPWVTALPVAGLNVYDILRHDHLVIDAVVLEPAKEEEEA
- the rplC gene encoding 50S ribosomal protein L3, with translation MKGILGTKVGMTQVWKGDKVVPVTVVLAGPCPVVQRKTVDTDGYNAVQVGFFPKKETRVNKPLLGHFKKAGVGPTRFLREFRDLSVDGDTITADVFEAGEIIDVTGTTKGRGTMGVIRRWGFAGGPATHGAKKWHRRPGSIGQRKTPGRVYKGKRMAGHYGVERVTISNLEIVEVRPEENLILVKGGIPGPNGGLVILRSAAKGGK
- the rpsJ gene encoding 30S ribosomal protein S10; the encoded protein is MNAPKIRIKLRGFDHKSLDQSATKIVDTVRRTGAKVSGPVPLPTRIRRFCVLRSPFVNKDSREHFEIRTHNRLVDIENPTKKTIDSLMTLELPTGVDIEIKTVGGAQ